The Thermus filiformis genome contains a region encoding:
- the ychF gene encoding redox-regulated ATPase YchF gives MLAVGIVGLPNVGKSTLFNALTRGNALAANYPFATIDKNVGVVPLKDERLYALQKVFAKGERLPPVVPTHVEFVDIAGLVKGAHKGEGLGNQFLAHIREVSAIAHVVRAFRDPGVVHVAGRVDPVEDMETIHTELALADLATLEKRLERLRKEARADRERLPLLEAAEGLYAHLQAGHPARTFPPSEEVRRFLKETPLLTAKPVIYVVNVGEEDLPDGKGNPWVEEVVRRARLEGAEWVVVSARLEAELAELPEEEAEELLKSYGLAESGLSRLARVAYRTLGLLTFFTAGEKEVRAWTVRRGTKAPEAAGEIHSDMERGFIRAEVIPWDRLVEAGGWARAKERGWVRLEGKEYEVQDGDVIYVLFNV, from the coding sequence GTGCTTGCGGTCGGCATCGTCGGTCTACCCAACGTAGGCAAGTCCACCCTCTTCAACGCCCTAACCCGGGGGAACGCCCTCGCCGCCAACTACCCCTTTGCCACCATAGACAAGAACGTGGGGGTGGTCCCCCTGAAGGACGAGCGGCTTTACGCCCTGCAGAAGGTCTTCGCCAAGGGGGAGCGGCTTCCCCCCGTGGTTCCCACCCACGTGGAGTTCGTGGACATCGCCGGCCTGGTCAAAGGGGCGCACAAGGGGGAGGGGCTCGGCAACCAGTTCTTGGCCCACATCCGGGAGGTCTCCGCCATCGCCCACGTGGTCCGGGCCTTCCGGGACCCGGGCGTGGTTCACGTGGCGGGCCGGGTGGACCCGGTGGAGGACATGGAGACGATCCACACCGAGCTGGCCCTGGCCGATCTGGCCACCTTGGAGAAGCGGCTGGAGCGCCTGAGGAAGGAGGCCCGGGCCGACCGGGAAAGGCTTCCCCTCCTGGAGGCCGCCGAGGGGCTGTACGCCCACCTGCAGGCGGGCCACCCGGCCCGCACCTTCCCCCCCTCCGAAGAGGTGCGCCGCTTCCTCAAGGAGACCCCCCTCCTCACCGCCAAGCCCGTCATCTACGTGGTGAACGTGGGGGAGGAGGACCTGCCGGACGGGAAGGGCAACCCCTGGGTGGAGGAGGTGGTCCGGCGGGCCCGCCTCGAGGGGGCGGAGTGGGTGGTGGTCTCCGCCCGCCTCGAGGCCGAGCTGGCCGAGCTTCCTGAGGAGGAGGCGGAGGAGCTTCTCAAAAGCTACGGCCTTGCCGAGTCCGGCCTGAGCCGCCTGGCCCGGGTGGCCTACCGGACTTTGGGCCTCCTCACCTTCTTCACCGCCGGGGAGAAGGAGGTGCGGGCCTGGACGGTAAGGCGGGGCACCAAGGCCCCCGAGGCCGCCGGGGAGATCCACTCGGACATGGAGCGGGGCTTCATCCGGGCCGAGGTCATCCCCTGGGACCGGCTGGTGGAGGCCGGGGGCTGGGCCAGGGCCAAGGAGCGGGGCTGGGTGCGCCTGGAGGGCAAGGAGTACGAGGTCCAGGACGGGGACGTGATCTACGTCCTCTTCAACGTTTGA
- a CDS encoding response regulator, translating into MAEPYPGVLLLSRNQAVRAYLEMVLEGLGLPLMYFDSAREGLFWLRDHTPRLILLDQDLDVDPFSVAARITHVRRLKEVPLALLISPDEKLRTTAEVVRVRVVEKPLTREKLLPLVH; encoded by the coding sequence GTGGCGGAGCCTTACCCCGGGGTCCTCCTCCTGAGCCGCAACCAGGCGGTGAGGGCCTATCTTGAGATGGTCCTCGAGGGCCTGGGCCTGCCCCTGATGTACTTTGACTCCGCCCGGGAAGGGCTTTTCTGGCTGCGCGACCACACTCCGCGGCTCATCCTTCTGGACCAGGACCTGGACGTGGACCCCTTCTCTGTGGCCGCCCGGATCACGCACGTGCGGCGGCTGAAGGAGGTGCCTTTGGCCCTCCTGATCTCCCCCGACGAGAAGCTCAGGACCACGGCGGAGGTGGTCCGGGTGCGGGTGGTGGAGAAGCCCCTGACCCGGGAGAAGCTCCTCCCTCTTGTACACTAG
- a CDS encoding transglycosylase domain-containing protein, protein MRVLRFLLFGLVGAFLGAGLALAYLAYAFTRNLPDLSAFERLRLTSTSALYARDGSLLALLASVEEGRAIHRSLVRLSEVSPAAVAAIVASEDRRFFQHYGLDPVRLLGALFAVLKGDLQGGSTITTQVIKNTLLKELAQERTLERKFKEWALALELERRYTKEEILEMYLNVVPWGGNAVGIQGAAEAYFGKKPSELSLAEGAYLAALIPAPNARYFDLEGTRRRMGRLLDQMVQEGWISPRLRDEAWRTPLVPRGWEARYDEEGNLLSAQLKDPSARILPEVQVNQAPHVVYEVRSWLEARFGREKVYGEGGLRVYTTLDPAMQAAAERAARSARLPEGAELALVGLDPETGAVLALVGGVRKEKDEYNRAFRALRNPGSAVKPFVYATAFENGFTQASLVPDRPLEFPDPSQKGGVWRPKNFSGTFLDREITIRYALDLSLNLPAVYTANAIGVEKVAQKLSQAGFAVKYPTLAIAIGGASITPAELAGAYAAFINGGYKVRPYLVERVEDARGQVLYQARPERVRLFDPLVAYQGWDLLKGYVYDLGEKGLAKGARVPGRVVGGKTGTTNEARDLWFAGVTRGLSAVVWVGRDDNRPLRMGGREPSSSVVNPPIWRAFVEEALRGRPGGDFSPPGGLVAVRVDLLSGAPSPSGVPVYVPRGKEPEAPLPAPAETVTLALDRRTNCLAGPDTPPEEVVWLEVPKEEEGKYRCP, encoded by the coding sequence ATGCGCGTCCTGCGCTTCCTCCTCTTCGGCCTCGTGGGGGCCTTTTTGGGGGCGGGGCTCGCCCTGGCCTACCTGGCCTACGCCTTCACCCGCAACCTCCCCGACCTCTCGGCCTTTGAGCGCCTCAGGCTCACCTCCACCTCCGCCCTTTACGCCAGGGACGGCTCCCTCCTGGCCCTTTTGGCCAGCGTGGAGGAGGGGCGGGCCATCCACCGGAGCCTGGTCCGCCTCTCTGAGGTTTCGCCGGCGGCGGTGGCGGCCATCGTGGCCTCGGAGGACCGGCGCTTCTTCCAGCACTACGGCCTGGACCCGGTGCGGCTTCTGGGGGCGCTATTCGCCGTTTTGAAGGGCGACCTGCAGGGGGGGAGCACCATCACCACCCAGGTCATCAAGAACACCCTGCTCAAGGAGCTGGCCCAGGAGCGCACCCTGGAGCGGAAGTTCAAGGAGTGGGCGCTGGCTTTGGAGCTGGAGCGGCGTTACACCAAGGAGGAGATCCTGGAGATGTACTTAAACGTCGTCCCCTGGGGGGGGAACGCGGTGGGGATCCAGGGGGCGGCGGAGGCCTACTTCGGTAAGAAGCCGAGCGAGCTCTCCCTGGCCGAGGGGGCCTACCTGGCCGCCCTCATCCCCGCCCCCAACGCCCGTTACTTTGACCTGGAGGGGACGCGCAGGCGGATGGGGAGGCTTCTGGACCAGATGGTCCAGGAGGGCTGGATCAGCCCCCGGCTAAGGGACGAGGCCTGGCGGACGCCCCTGGTGCCCCGGGGGTGGGAGGCCCGCTACGACGAGGAGGGAAACCTCCTTTCCGCCCAGCTCAAGGACCCCTCGGCCCGCATCCTCCCCGAGGTCCAGGTGAACCAGGCCCCCCATGTGGTCTACGAGGTGCGAAGCTGGCTCGAGGCCCGCTTCGGCCGCGAGAAGGTCTACGGGGAGGGGGGGCTCCGGGTCTACACCACCTTGGACCCCGCCATGCAGGCCGCGGCGGAGCGAGCGGCCCGCTCCGCCCGGCTGCCCGAGGGGGCGGAGCTGGCCCTGGTGGGCCTGGACCCCGAGACGGGGGCGGTTTTGGCCCTGGTGGGCGGGGTGAGGAAGGAGAAGGACGAGTACAACCGGGCCTTCCGGGCCCTCAGAAACCCCGGCTCGGCGGTCAAGCCCTTCGTCTACGCCACCGCCTTTGAGAACGGCTTCACCCAGGCTAGCCTGGTTCCCGACCGGCCCCTGGAGTTCCCGGACCCCAGCCAAAAGGGGGGGGTCTGGCGGCCCAAGAACTTCTCGGGGACCTTCCTGGACCGAGAAATCACCATCCGCTACGCCCTGGACCTCTCCTTGAACCTGCCCGCCGTCTACACCGCGAACGCCATAGGGGTGGAGAAGGTGGCCCAGAAGCTTTCCCAGGCGGGGTTCGCGGTCAAGTACCCCACCCTGGCCATCGCCATCGGGGGGGCTTCCATCACCCCGGCGGAGCTCGCGGGGGCCTACGCCGCCTTCATCAACGGGGGGTACAAGGTCCGGCCCTACCTGGTGGAGCGGGTGGAGGACGCCCGGGGGCAGGTCCTGTACCAGGCCCGGCCCGAGCGGGTCCGGCTCTTTGACCCCCTGGTGGCCTACCAGGGCTGGGACCTCCTGAAGGGGTACGTCTACGACCTAGGGGAGAAGGGCCTGGCCAAGGGGGCCCGCGTCCCGGGCCGGGTGGTGGGGGGGAAGACGGGGACGACCAACGAGGCCCGGGACCTCTGGTTCGCCGGGGTGACCCGGGGGCTTTCCGCCGTGGTTTGGGTGGGCCGGGACGACAACCGGCCCCTCAGGATGGGGGGAAGGGAGCCCTCCAGCTCCGTGGTCAACCCGCCCATCTGGCGGGCCTTCGTGGAGGAGGCCCTCCGGGGGAGGCCGGGCGGGGACTTTTCCCCTCCCGGGGGGCTGGTGGCCGTGCGGGTGGACCTCTTGAGCGGGGCCCCTTCCCCGTCCGGGGTCCCGGTCTACGTGCCGAGGGGCAAGGAGCCTGAGGCCCCGCTTCCTGCCCCCGCCGAGACGGTCACCCTGGCCCTGGACCGGCGGACGAACTGCCTGGCCGGACCCGACACCCCGCCGGAGGAGGTGGTCTGGCTCGAGGTGCCCAAGGAGGAGGAGGGGAAGTACCGATGCCCGTGA
- a CDS encoding RNA methyltransferase, translating to MPVKVVLVEPEEPMNVGAVARAMKNFGLKDLALVNPGPRVGPPFPPEAFWLAVHAEDVLEGAVVYPGLKEAVAEAELVVATTGRPRELYPAPLRTPKEVAQEVQKAEEVALVFGRERIGLTNEELDLAHLIGYIPTAPEQPSLNLAQAVVVFAYELFQASQAPKDLPPKEELASARALEDFFQDLGHYLLEIGFTDQNRFPYAMRRLRRIFHKARLSPGEVQMLRGLLHQSRYAMGRKDGG from the coding sequence ATGCCCGTGAAGGTGGTCCTGGTGGAGCCCGAGGAGCCCATGAACGTGGGGGCGGTGGCCCGGGCCATGAAGAACTTCGGCTTGAAGGACCTGGCCCTGGTGAACCCGGGGCCCCGGGTGGGCCCCCCCTTCCCCCCCGAGGCCTTCTGGCTGGCCGTTCACGCGGAGGACGTCCTGGAGGGCGCCGTGGTCTACCCCGGCCTGAAGGAGGCGGTGGCGGAGGCGGAGCTGGTGGTGGCCACCACGGGCCGCCCCCGGGAGCTCTACCCCGCCCCCCTCAGGACCCCCAAGGAGGTGGCCCAGGAGGTGCAAAAGGCCGAGGAGGTGGCCCTGGTCTTCGGCCGGGAGCGGATCGGCCTCACCAACGAGGAGCTGGACCTGGCCCACCTCATCGGCTACATCCCCACCGCCCCCGAGCAGCCCTCCTTGAACCTGGCCCAGGCGGTGGTGGTCTTCGCCTACGAGCTCTTCCAGGCCTCCCAGGCCCCAAAGGACCTCCCGCCAAAGGAGGAGCTTGCGAGCGCGCGGGCGCTCGAGGACTTCTTCCAGGACCTGGGCCACTACCTCCTGGAGATCGGCTTCACCGACCAAAACCGCTTCCCCTACGCCATGCGCCGCCTCCGGCGCATCTTCCACAAGGCCCGCCTCTCCCCGGGGGAGGTCCAGATGCTCCGGGGGCTTCTCCACCAAAGCCGCTACGCCATGGGGAGGAAGGATGGGGGCTGA
- a CDS encoding sensor histidine kinase, which yields MGAEGLYRLVRLAQRFLPPAILVVVVLFELTLLPYRHQDFTFWLRLGFYGLVGPLVTFAVLEWIAQEVLEKARAEKALQEANRRLLAVGRVFQEALQAETLEEAVERIARALSQALGHPVAVEVQGVRGGGCEGCRRVDLPGLEGFLEAPPTEEAGFLEVLAHEVASALQTVVARTRDLLALYEVDQALKAEANLEKLLEGLLDRILRWAGEGAKGGVFLLDEEGFLKPWAVRGLDLPDHAFLPEGVWKAALEGPVFLAPHRLALPLKARETVGVLVLEGEGLAGRIPFLSFLASQMALAVRNAQAYLRAEELAINEERNRIAREIHDGIAQSLAFMALKLDLAERLLDRDRPSALKALAEVKETLRSQIREVRRSIFALRPIDLERYGFLESVRRYAQAFAEQAGFRVHLALPEAVNLSQASELVLFRVLQEALTNAAKHARPSRVEVVLEPLGERGARLLVRDNGRGFQNPEAGALGGFGLTQMRERVEARGGRFWVKSEPGRGTEVGAEVPY from the coding sequence ATGGGGGCTGAAGGGCTTTACCGCTTGGTGCGGCTCGCGCAGAGGTTCTTGCCGCCGGCCATTTTGGTGGTGGTCGTCCTCTTTGAGCTCACCCTCCTCCCTTACCGCCACCAGGACTTCACCTTCTGGCTCCGCCTGGGCTTCTACGGCCTGGTGGGGCCCCTGGTGACCTTCGCCGTCTTGGAGTGGATCGCCCAGGAGGTCCTGGAGAAGGCCCGGGCGGAGAAGGCGCTCCAGGAGGCCAACCGGAGGCTCTTGGCCGTGGGCCGGGTCTTCCAGGAGGCCCTGCAGGCAGAGACCCTGGAGGAGGCGGTGGAGCGCATCGCCCGCGCGCTTTCCCAGGCCTTGGGCCATCCGGTGGCGGTGGAGGTCCAGGGGGTGCGGGGCGGGGGGTGCGAGGGGTGCCGGAGGGTGGACCTGCCCGGCCTCGAGGGCTTTCTGGAGGCCCCACCCACCGAGGAGGCGGGCTTTCTGGAGGTCCTGGCCCACGAGGTGGCGAGCGCCCTCCAGACCGTGGTGGCCCGGACGCGGGACCTTCTCGCCCTTTACGAGGTGGACCAGGCCCTGAAAGCCGAGGCCAACCTGGAAAAGCTCCTGGAGGGGCTTCTGGACCGCATCCTCCGCTGGGCGGGGGAAGGGGCCAAAGGCGGGGTCTTCCTCCTGGACGAGGAGGGGTTCCTAAAGCCCTGGGCGGTGCGGGGGCTGGACCTGCCGGACCACGCCTTTTTGCCCGAGGGGGTCTGGAAGGCGGCTTTGGAGGGGCCGGTCTTCCTGGCCCCCCACCGCCTCGCCCTCCCCCTGAAGGCCCGGGAGACGGTGGGGGTTTTGGTCCTGGAGGGGGAGGGGCTTGCCGGCCGGATTCCTTTTCTCTCCTTCCTAGCCTCCCAGATGGCCCTGGCGGTGCGGAACGCCCAGGCCTACCTCAGGGCGGAGGAGCTCGCCATCAACGAGGAGCGCAACCGCATCGCCCGGGAGATCCACGACGGCATCGCCCAGAGCCTGGCCTTCATGGCGCTGAAGCTGGACCTGGCGGAAAGGCTTCTGGATAGGGACCGCCCCTCCGCCCTGAAGGCCCTGGCCGAGGTCAAGGAGACCCTCCGCAGCCAGATCCGGGAGGTGCGCCGGAGCATCTTCGCCCTGAGGCCGATTGACCTCGAGCGCTACGGCTTTTTGGAGTCGGTGCGCCGCTACGCCCAGGCCTTCGCCGAGCAGGCGGGCTTTAGGGTCCACCTGGCCCTGCCCGAGGCGGTCAACCTCTCGCAGGCGAGCGAGCTCGTCCTCTTCCGGGTCCTCCAGGAGGCCCTGACCAACGCGGCCAAGCACGCCCGGCCCAGCCGGGTGGAGGTGGTCCTGGAGCCTTTGGGGGAGCGGGGGGCGAGGCTTTTGGTGCGGGACAACGGGCGGGGCTTCCAGAACCCCGAGGCGGGGGCGCTCGGGGGGTTCGGCCTCACCCAGATGCGCGAAAGGGTGGAGGCCCGGGGGGGGCGGTTCTGGGTCAAAAGCGAGCCCGGCCGGGGGACGGAGGTGGGGGCGGAGGTGCCGTATTGA
- a CDS encoding low molecular weight protein-tyrosine-phosphatase produces the protein MEGMRPVRVLFVCLGNICRSPMAKGIFLKLLKERGLLDRFEVDSAGLGGWHAGEDMDPRARRVLEENGAAIPHRARRMTREDCARFDHILVMDRENLEGVLRLCPEAKAKVRLVLDFLDGAQEEVPDPYYGDLWVFREAYLLLEEALKGFLDRVMPPHPSRDGGLS, from the coding sequence ATGGAGGGGATGAGGCCGGTGCGCGTGCTCTTCGTCTGCCTGGGAAACATCTGCCGCAGCCCCATGGCCAAGGGGATCTTCCTGAAGCTCCTTAAGGAGCGGGGGCTTTTGGACCGGTTTGAGGTGGACTCGGCGGGGCTTGGGGGCTGGCACGCGGGGGAGGACATGGATCCCAGGGCCCGGCGGGTGCTGGAGGAGAACGGGGCCGCCATCCCCCACCGGGCCCGGCGGATGACCCGGGAGGACTGCGCCCGGTTTGACCACATCCTGGTCATGGACCGGGAGAACCTGGAGGGCGTCCTCCGCCTCTGCCCCGAGGCCAAGGCAAAGGTCCGGCTGGTGCTGGACTTCCTGGACGGGGCGCAGGAGGAGGTGCCGGACCCCTACTACGGGGACCTGTGGGTCTTCCGGGAGGCCTACCTCCTTTTGGAGGAGGCCCTGAAGGGGTTTTTGGACCGGGTGATGCCCCCCCATCCAAGCCGGGATGGGGGGCTCAGTTGA
- a CDS encoding fructosamine kinase family protein — protein sequence MSLGGGVTSPEALLARAGLPPYPLTPLTGGDVARVFRAGPYVLKLHPNPPEGFFPAEARGLLALRNKGVRVPGVVHVEEEGLVLEYLPPGRPDWEGLARMLAHLHAQKEALYGGERVYLGPFPLPGGFGEDWGRFFYEKRVLPLLEAARPGRLALEVERLPWARLPQEGPVLVHGDLWHGNVYFAQEGPALLDPSAWVGERGVDLAMMRLFGGFPEAFWRAYQALLPVPEEVWRALPCYQVYFLLVHLLLFGRAYLEPLERAVRGCREWKGTSGSSRP from the coding sequence TTGAGCCTGGGGGGTGGGGTGACGAGTCCGGAGGCGCTCCTGGCCCGGGCCGGCCTGCCCCCTTACCCACTCACGCCTCTGACGGGGGGGGATGTGGCCCGGGTCTTCCGCGCGGGGCCCTACGTGCTCAAGCTCCACCCGAACCCCCCCGAGGGCTTCTTCCCGGCGGAGGCCCGGGGCCTTCTGGCCCTCCGGAACAAGGGGGTCCGGGTGCCCGGGGTGGTCCATGTGGAGGAGGAGGGGCTGGTCCTGGAGTACCTCCCCCCGGGACGGCCGGACTGGGAGGGGCTCGCCCGGATGCTGGCCCACCTTCACGCCCAGAAGGAGGCCCTCTACGGAGGGGAGCGGGTCTATCTGGGCCCCTTCCCCCTGCCCGGGGGCTTCGGGGAGGACTGGGGCCGGTTCTTCTACGAGAAGCGCGTCCTGCCCCTTTTGGAGGCGGCGCGGCCCGGGAGGCTGGCCCTCGAGGTGGAGCGCCTCCCCTGGGCGCGCCTTCCCCAGGAAGGGCCGGTCCTGGTCCACGGGGACCTCTGGCACGGGAACGTCTACTTCGCCCAGGAGGGGCCCGCCCTCCTGGACCCCTCGGCCTGGGTGGGGGAGCGGGGGGTGGACCTGGCCATGATGCGGCTTTTCGGAGGGTTCCCCGAGGCCTTCTGGCGGGCCTACCAGGCCCTTTTGCCCGTTCCGGAGGAGGTGTGGCGCGCCCTGCCCTGCTACCAGGTCTACTTCCTCCTGGTCCACCTCCTCCTTTTCGGAAGGGCCTACCTCGAGCCCCTAGAGCGGGCGGTCAGGGGGTGCCGCGAGTGGAAGGGGACTTCCGGCTCCTCTCGCCCATAG
- a CDS encoding DUF4388 domain-containing protein, translated as MEGDFRLLSPIDLLQLLAQGRRTGAFLVRAGPLEGGVYLERGRPVHAFFGSREGEKALLEVLALKEGRFLFLLGERAGRTSLGLSLEAYLLQAVRALDERVEVGPFDRIAFGEGVLATHLTLDPEELRLLSHLKGEVSLLDLVDRTGLSLEEAALRVGHLARVGILRVKPRTPHTVRLVVALGEKGASLDALLLQAWRRHYGAFARVRVKGRKEAVLPVEGVQGAGRRFFLAPELLLFHDLRVGEEVLVWPEV; from the coding sequence GTGGAAGGGGACTTCCGGCTCCTCTCGCCCATAGACCTCCTCCAGCTCCTGGCCCAGGGGAGGAGGACGGGGGCCTTCTTGGTCCGGGCGGGCCCCCTGGAGGGGGGGGTGTACCTGGAGCGGGGCCGGCCCGTCCACGCCTTCTTCGGCTCCCGGGAGGGGGAGAAGGCGCTTTTGGAGGTCCTGGCCCTTAAGGAGGGGCGCTTCCTTTTCCTCCTGGGGGAGCGGGCCGGGCGCACCAGCCTGGGCCTGTCCCTCGAGGCCTACCTCCTCCAGGCGGTCCGGGCCCTGGACGAGCGGGTGGAGGTGGGGCCCTTTGACCGGATCGCCTTCGGGGAGGGGGTCCTGGCCACCCACCTCACCCTGGACCCGGAGGAGCTCCGCCTCCTTTCCCACCTGAAGGGGGAGGTGAGCCTTCTGGACCTGGTGGACCGGACCGGCCTCTCCCTGGAGGAGGCGGCCTTGCGGGTGGGCCACCTGGCCCGGGTGGGGATCCTCCGGGTCAAGCCCCGCACCCCCCACACCGTCCGGCTGGTGGTGGCCCTGGGGGAGAAGGGGGCCAGCCTGGACGCCCTTCTCCTCCAGGCCTGGCGCCGGCACTACGGGGCCTTCGCCCGGGTGCGGGTGAAGGGGCGGAAGGAGGCGGTCCTGCCCGTGGAGGGGGTCCAGGGGGCGGGGCGGAGGTTCTTCCTCGCCCCCGAGCTCCTCCTCTTCCACGACCTGAGGGTGGGGGAGGAGGTCCTGGTCTGGCCCGAGGTGTAG
- a CDS encoding pseudouridine-5'-phosphate glycosidase, with amino-acid sequence MRNAEVALETALLTHGLPWPENLATMEALLKAVEEEGARPRPIGVVGGRVRVGLEREELVRLAQGGADKASLWNLAALLAAGKDAGTTVAATLHLAHRAGLEVFATGGIGGVHPVPFDESADLLALSRTPILVVASGPKSVLDLEATLERLETYGVSVVGFRTDRMPAFLSPDSPYPLPARVETPEEAAALYREARALGLGGVLLFNPVSEGLSFQEVQAHVEEANREARRLGVGGKALTPFLLRRLAERTGGRSLEVNRRLLLENARLAARVARALAVE; translated from the coding sequence GTGCGAAACGCGGAAGTGGCCCTGGAGACCGCCCTTCTGACCCACGGTCTGCCCTGGCCGGAGAACCTGGCCACCATGGAGGCCCTCCTAAAGGCGGTGGAGGAGGAGGGGGCGAGGCCCCGGCCCATCGGGGTGGTGGGGGGCCGGGTGCGGGTGGGCCTGGAGCGGGAGGAGCTCGTGCGGCTGGCCCAAGGCGGGGCGGACAAGGCCAGCCTCTGGAACCTGGCCGCCCTCCTGGCGGCGGGGAAGGACGCGGGCACCACCGTGGCCGCCACCCTTCACCTGGCCCACCGGGCGGGCCTGGAGGTCTTCGCCACCGGAGGGATCGGGGGGGTCCACCCCGTGCCCTTTGACGAGTCGGCCGACCTTCTGGCCCTGAGCCGGACCCCCATTCTGGTGGTGGCCTCGGGGCCCAAGAGCGTCCTGGACCTGGAGGCCACCCTGGAGCGGCTGGAGACCTACGGGGTCAGTGTGGTCGGCTTCCGCACCGACCGGATGCCGGCTTTTCTGAGCCCGGACTCCCCCTACCCCCTCCCGGCCCGGGTGGAGACCCCCGAGGAGGCGGCCGCCCTCTACCGGGAGGCCAGGGCGCTCGGCCTGGGCGGGGTCCTCCTCTTCAACCCGGTCTCGGAGGGCCTTTCCTTCCAGGAGGTCCAGGCCCACGTGGAGGAGGCGAACCGGGAGGCGCGCAGGCTCGGGGTGGGGGGAAAGGCCCTCACCCCCTTCCTCCTGAGGCGGCTTGCCGAAAGGACCGGGGGAAGGAGCCTGGAGGTCAACCGCCGCCTCCTCCTGGAGAACGCCCGCCTGGCGGCCCGGGTGGCCCGGGCCCTGGCAGTAGAATGA
- a CDS encoding RodZ domain-containing protein, giving the protein MCALGERLKAAREAQGVSLEEAARRLALRKTLLEALEECRFDRLPEPALAKGYLRRYALLLGLDPDPLLALYPGEAPQPPPPPSKPFPWWAVVGVAAVLLLLGGLVFWLSRPKAPPVVELPPPPPALPARHVLEVRTEPPGARAYLDGFYLGQTPLRTPPLEGGRRLLRLEAPGYEPVEEEISLDKDLALRYALKPLPQPQPQAQPQAPAPEGRLLLRLEGRSWLRVTTLDGKRLYEGIPEVGSTLDFPLPVEVRAGNPQAVVVVLGGKEERMGNEPRPVTRRFP; this is encoded by the coding sequence ATGTGTGCGCTCGGGGAGAGGCTGAAGGCGGCTCGGGAGGCCCAGGGGGTGTCCCTCGAGGAGGCGGCGCGCCGCCTGGCCCTGAGGAAAACCCTCCTGGAGGCCCTGGAGGAGTGCCGCTTTGACCGCCTTCCCGAGCCCGCCCTGGCCAAGGGCTACCTGAGGCGGTACGCCCTCCTTTTGGGCCTGGACCCGGACCCCCTCCTGGCCCTCTACCCGGGGGAGGCCCCTCAGCCGCCCCCCCCTCCTTCTAAGCCCTTCCCCTGGTGGGCGGTGGTGGGGGTGGCGGCGGTCCTTCTCCTCCTCGGAGGGTTGGTCTTTTGGCTTTCCCGCCCCAAGGCCCCGCCGGTGGTGGAGCTTCCCCCGCCCCCGCCCGCCCTCCCGGCGCGGCACGTCCTGGAGGTGCGGACCGAGCCGCCGGGGGCCCGGGCCTACCTGGACGGGTTCTACCTGGGCCAGACCCCCCTTAGGACCCCGCCTTTGGAGGGGGGAAGGCGGCTTCTCCGCCTCGAGGCCCCGGGGTACGAGCCGGTAGAGGAGGAGATTTCCCTGGATAAGGACCTGGCTCTCCGCTACGCCCTGAAGCCCCTACCCCAGCCTCAGCCCCAGGCCCAGCCCCAGGCCCCGGCCCCCGAGGGGAGGCTTCTCCTCCGGCTCGAGGGCCGTAGCTGGCTCCGGGTGACCACCCTGGACGGGAAGCGGCTCTACGAGGGGATCCCCGAGGTGGGCTCCACCTTGGACTTCCCCCTGCCCGTGGAGGTCCGGGCCGGCAACCCCCAGGCGGTGGTGGTGGTCCTGGGGGGGAAGGAGGAGCGGATGGGGAACGAGCCCCGCCCGGTGACCCGGCGCTTCCCCTAG